The following DNA comes from Sander lucioperca isolate FBNREF2018 chromosome 2, SLUC_FBN_1.2, whole genome shotgun sequence.
GAACAGAAAAGAGCAAAGCAAAGCTGGAAAACAAATGATATGCAGCAATAAGTGTGCcagtgtgcgcgcgcgtgtgtgtgcgtgtgtgtgtgtgcgtgtgtgtgtgtgtgtgtgtgtgttgtattcgGTTAGTGCTGGTCAATGTCGCACCAGCCAATCAGCTGCTCATGCAGATGACGTGCTGCTGTCCTACGTCAGCCCCGCTGCTTGTCAGGATCAGAGCGCCACACACACCGGcaacacacactatacacacacactccctctccGAGCCGGACAGCACAGCCCCTGGCCCGGCAAGTCCCGGCAGCGGAGGACACATCCAGGCTTCCAGGCGCCGCAGCCCGCCGTGACAGTGGACCTAACGTCGCCTTACTTTGTGGACATGGGAGACATGGGGGACCCGCCGAAAAGTAAGACACCTGCTCGGCGTTAGGATGCGATCCTGGAACTTAATTCATCCCAAACTTGAGAgttgatgttgttttgttttgctggcTGTAGACAGAACTGGCCTATTCTAGTATTTGGTACCATGAAAGACTGAATTTTGAAGTATCAGTCAAGCTTTAAGTTAGCAGATGTTACATACTTTTTTAATCAGACTCTCGAAAAATAATAGCTCATATAGCCTataatattattttaataatataaatcataacaacaaaaacaataataataataataataataataataataataataataataataataataataataatagtaaccTAGTAGTAGCCTATTAAATTATTTGAAGGCCGTTTGGTTGGTTGTTGCAGCGGacagggaagtgtgtgtgtgtgtgtgtgtgtgtgtgtgtgtgatgtgtgtgatgCTGCTCTTGCAGAGAAGCGGCTGGTGTCTCTGTGCGTGGGCTGCGGGAACCAGATCCACGACCAGTACATCCTGCGGGTTTCCCCGGACCTGGAGTGGCACGCCGCCTGTCTCAAATGTGCCGAGTGCAGCCAGTACCTGGACGAGTCGTGCACGTGCTTCGTCAGGGACGGAAAGACGTACTGTAAACGGGACTACATCAGGTAGGACGAACGGGACGGGACGGGTCGGGACGGGACGGGTCGGGACGGGACGGGACGGGGGACCCTCTTCAGATACACTGAAAGAGCTGGAGCTGCGCGgcgatttaaaagaaaaatattatCATGGCTATTTTACAATATCAGATTGATAATATTATTCGGACTGATTTAAGTCACGTGGAGCCCTGAATTGGATGGGTTAACCTTATATGTTTAACATCAcgattataattatttttactgCTAAAACAATTAGTTGAAGACCGTGCACCCATGTCTTTTTCAGTGTCTTCTGTCATGACATCAGatgcattttaaaacatttaaaaacatcaggCCTACATAACACCTTTATGAATCCATGTGTCCGATGCAAAATCATAAACACACCATTCAGCTATTTTTCGGATTCAGCCTGTAAACAACTCACTGATTTGGCGTTATCACAACATGTTCACGGTTCTTTGACTACAACTTGAGCAGGCTTCACTTGTTGTCTAAAGAATGGCTGTTAACGTTACTAAAATCAGTCACACTGGATTAAAGTCTCAgccagaaaaaacaacaaaggttcacagaaatatattatattatataggcCGATATCATAAACAGACTTGCATGTGCTACTACTGATAATATTATACtaccaataataaaaataataataatgataataataatgataacaataataatagcctaatagtaataataatgaatgGAAATATTGTTTTACAATTAGGCTActataaaatacatgttttatattttattaaagtattttattattattaatattattgttattactactactattattattattgttgttattataggCTAATTATTAAGCCAAATTATCGATCGTGTTATTTCGGtcacactgtatatattttataattataattagatTTGTGTAAGTGACTGAGCTGAtcggaccgtgtgtgtgtgtgtgtgtgtgtgtgtgtgtgtgtgtgtgtgtgtgtgtgtgtgtgtgtgtgtgtgtgtgtgcgcgcgcgcctGTCCCGCAGGTTGTACGGGATCAAATGCGCGAAATGCAACATCGGCTTCAGCAAGAACGACTTCGTGATGCGGGCCCGCTCCAAGGTCTACCACATCGAGTGTTTCCGCTGCGTGGCCTGCAGCCGGCAGCTCATCCCGGGAGACGAGTTCGCTCTGCGGGAGGACGGGCTCTTCTGCCGGGCCGACCACGACGTGGTGGAGCGGGCCAGCCTGGGCGCTGGAGACCCGCTCAGTCCGCTGCACCCCGCCAGACCGCTGCAGATGGCAGGTAAAAGTCCCGAGGAGTGCATGCTGGGAGACTGGCCCCGGGGACTCTTACTGCTGGAAACCATGTTCTTTAACTTGCTCCTCGGCGTATCTGGCTgtgattttcttcttttttccgaAGTTCCGAAGCCTTTTCCCGTAATTGGATTTTGGGCATGGTGTCCgttaaaaactaaacaaaaaaggaCTTCCCGAGTTGACTCTCCATAAGACAGCAGAGTGACATGCACCTCTTGTATTTCACATTGGCACTGTGTGCGCAGTCTTCTCCACACTCCCACTGTAATGTCAGAGTGATTTAGTGCCAGGTTTGATCTCTGTCTGAATGTAAATGTCATGCAGTCACAGGGAAGCTGCTCCTGGTGCCATTACTTACAAGTGGAGCTTCTCTGCTTTCATATTTGACTCTCTGGGGTTGAACTGCTTCTGCTTTGTCTGCTAAGGCTGTTTTGTCTTTTACATAGTCTTTTCTGCATACCTCTGTCCAGCCAGGCCATGCAGGCTCGGTAGATTAGATACAGCGGGCGCTGCTGTCAGAAATACACCAAGTTATCACTGCTGGAGGGGGGACTGTGCGTCCGGGATGCGTTGGGTCTAAACTAGACATGCTGTGCGGTGCTCTGCAAGTCTGGAAAGGGTTGGAAGCAGGGTTAGTTTGCCGTATCGCTAGCTTGCCCTATAGTGGCTTTTAATGTAGGCTGTGTGTTGACCTCGGATCAGATTAGTCAATCAGAGCTGCGTTGTTCTCCTCCTCAAATATGGGTGCATTTAAAGGCAGTTTACCATAGCACTCATTTACGCAGAATGGACAAATGTAGCATGTAGAGTTTTGCTTTTATTATGCAAAATATAGGCGACATAACATCAGCAACATTGTGTTTGTAAAGTAGACTATAGGCTACTACTAAGCCAGAAAGGTTTCTATCAGGATGATGAATATGGCCTAATTGACAACGTTGTGCATGGTGTTGCAGGACAGTGTATGGCAAAATACTTCTATGAGTCTTCTATCTTGTCCGTCCACACAATTTGTCGTTCTTATCTGGGACAGACAGATACATTAATGTTACCTTCCCCGGGTTGTTTCCCGTCCTTTCTTAACAGCAGAACCAATCTCGGCCCGGCAGCCCGCGCTGCGGCCTCACGTGCACAAACAGCCGGAGAAGACCACCCGGGTCCGGACGGTGCTGAACGAGAAGCAGCTGCACACGCTGCGGACTTGCTATAACGCCAACCCGAGGCCTGACGCCCTCATGAAGGAGCAGCTGGTGGAGATGACCGGCCTCAGCCCGCGGGTCATCCGGGTCTGGTTCCAGAACAAGCGGTGCAAGGACAAGAAGAGGAGCATCCTGAtgaagcagctgcagcagcaacagcccAACGACAAGACGGTAATAAGACGGGGCAGCCTTTCATAGTGACAGCACGCTGGATAGAAACGTATGTCTTGTATTCTTTGACCAAGACTGACCCTAAATGTTGCATCTCTGTCCGCTCttacattattcattaagatgttTAACCCCGGAGTAAATTTAAGGTAGCCTATAGGCTATTTAAGCGGACATGACCAATGAGTTTTGTAGTCAAATTGTATTCATAAAGCCCCAGATCACACACGTGTCCCAAGGTGTATGTTGTgggatgtgtgtgcatgaactGAGCCGTTGTAAGGGATGGAGTGTTATggtcgacacacacacacacacacacacacacacacacacacacacacacacacacacacacacacacacacacacacgcacgcacgcacacacacgcacacacacgcacgcacaacaCATGAATCCGTCTCgctgtttatgtatttgtttgcTTGATTATTGATTGACTGGTGGATTCATTTCAGATGCCCCCAAcacgccccccccccaccccccaataACCccaacgcgcacacacacacacacacacacacacacacacacagacagacagacagacagacagacagacagacagacagacagacagacagacacacacacacacacacacacacaccgagagtGAAAGGTGTGTGTACTGACCGCGTCGTCCTTTTCCAGAACATCCAGGGAATGACGGGCACCCCGATGGTGGCGGCCAGTCCAGAGCGGCACGACGGCGGCATCCAGGCCAACCCGGTGGAGGTGCAGAGCTACCAGCCGCCCTGGAAGGTCCTCAGCGACTTCGCCCTGCAGAGCGACATCGACCAGCCGGCCTTCCAACAACTGGTGCGTCCTTTTCCTTTCACTAAGCCACTAAAGCTCTGATGCTTGGAATGTAGGCTATAGGCTGTATTTAGTTTACGCCTGGGACATTAAgattatcatcattatcatccaATGACCGGTTGgtgcagatgtttttttgtctgttttccaACATGCTTttttaaactataaaaaaaactatatatatatatatatatatatatatatatatatatatatatatatatatatatatatatatatatatatatatcaactacgtttctgttaaaTTTATATCCTGAGATATATACTGGAAAGCCGGTTTATGATTTGGCCAGGACTCCCGTGACGGATGCTCCATGgtgcagaaacacaaacacaaggacCAATGATGGATTTTAAACTTTGGAGATCTTTATTTTATTCGTACTGGTTTTTATTTCCTTTGGAGTGACGCTGCAGGCTGTGTGTAGGTGCGTTTCTTCGCCACAGAAGTGGATTATCATCTTCATGACAAGAACTGGACGCGCGATATCTGTTCTGAAAGCTGAGCTGTATGTGTTTAGACAAGTGAAAGCGTTATTCATGGATtgagtaaacattttcatttagatATGGATACATAGGCCTATAAATAAGACGTTATCCCCCCCCAACACAATACATCCCCTGAGCTCAGATGATTTCCTGGTCAGCATTTATGGTgtttacttgtttttttaatcccatTTACTATCTAGGCTTTTCTACAAGGGTTCCAGGTCTAGATATGTTTTCTAAACCTTCCAGTCAGACACTGGTTCCCCATTCATTTAGGGCCTATTATACAATTATTATCACTTCAAtcctaaaaataaaacaaaaaaacaataataataatcgaTCAGAGCAAGTCTGCTTTTCTTGTTGGAATTTAGATTACAGTGTATAGCCTATGAATAAGATAAATCATTTTCATTCAAACTCTGACACCGATAACATTCATGAACTGTGACGGATTACTAAACTCAAACAATGACAATGATTCAAGTCTttttgattgtttatttttatttattgtattataggcctatatacagtcGGCTATAGCCAGAGATATGAGCATGTTTTGGGCAATAATGTGAACAGTAAATggactaaaaggctgtatccaTATTATCTCCCTAGCCAGCCTTTGGTCTGATAGAAATAGAAtttgaaactagccaacaatataacggctacaagtccagctgagatgatcagaccattaaacacacaactggttggatcctttacactttctacaatagGAAGagagttctttacttttaatactttaacttcctgatgatacttacagacttttactgaaataacattttcactgcaggacgtTTAcgtgtaacagagtattttcacagtgtggtagtagcctacttttactaaagtcaaggatctgaatatttcttccaccacAGGTTAACCTATCACAGTGTGGTGGACTGTTCATGTGTCCAAGACATTTGGCCAAATAATAAGATAGGGTGTAAAATCTCTTATCTCTAATTACTTAAATACTGTTTTATTGTTATATTGTATGAGACACCATTTATCTGTTACGTGTATatattgtgtttgtatgtgtgagtatttctacagtgtgagGGCATTTTTTTAACAGGAGCCAATTGTAACACACTCAATTTCTCTCCAATCAGAAACAAGCTAGAGTGATGACACTTAACTCTGAACATGTTTAGTATGATtctctgaaaatgtaaaaaaaaaaaaaaaaggttacaaTTGCCCCCGGTTTCCCCTACTTTAAATAAAGTGTAGCATCTGAATACTTCTCCCCCCTCCGTGTCCCGCAGGTCAGTTTCTCAGAGGGTGGTCCGGGATCGAACTCGACGGGCAGCGAGGTAGCGTCCATGTCGTCCCAACTTCCAGACACGCCGAACAGCATGGTGTCCAGCCCCATCGAGGCCTGAGCCGCCGCCGCCGACGCCGCCTCctccccatccatccatccatccatccctccctcccgaccgacggacggacggacggacggacggacggaccgCACCAAACAACCCCCCTGGTTGTATTATGACACTGTGAAGACAATCATGGGATTTTACCACAGCCACACATTCTAATGTCcatccagagagagagacacacggaCGGACACACGGACGGACGGATGCGTCATCATGGCCCGGTGCTGCACGTTCACGCGCCTGGTTACAATTGCCAAAACGAGAGACATGAACCGGACTGCATCGATACACGGGacctctgagagagagagagagagacagagagagagagaaatctaAATCCTATACTTGCGAAATGCTGTGCTACtatgaatagaaaaaaaaacattgactggtgattttttttaattcgatACGCACCTCATCATGTAGGCTTAATAGACCGTTGGAGGGGAACAGCACTGcgttttcttcatttttaggTAATTATTACACCATTTCCCTTCATGGCCCGAGTTCTAAAGCATTTGCAACAAGGTATACCTCTATTTTGCCACAAGCTTTCATGGGACATTTGTGTGAATCATTGTCCGTCCgagaatactttttttttctcccaaagaTGTGTATAATTAATCATAAGTTAAAAAATACCGTTAGCTCTGGAAGAAAAATGTTTCGTTTGTTCCCGTGcaacaaaaa
Coding sequences within:
- the isl1 gene encoding insulin gene enhancer protein isl-1 isoform X1, with amino-acid sequence MGDMGDPPKKKRLVSLCVGCGNQIHDQYILRVSPDLEWHAACLKCAECSQYLDESCTCFVRDGKTYCKRDYIRLYGIKCAKCNIGFSKNDFVMRARSKVYHIECFRCVACSRQLIPGDEFALREDGLFCRADHDVVERASLGAGDPLSPLHPARPLQMAAEPISARQPALRPHVHKQPEKTTRVRTVLNEKQLHTLRTCYNANPRPDALMKEQLVEMTGLSPRVIRVWFQNKRCKDKKRSILMKQLQQQQPNDKTNIQGMTGTPMVAASPERHDGGIQANPVEVQSYQPPWKVLSDFALQSDIDQPAFQQLVSFSEGGPGSNSTGSEVASMSSQLPDTPNSMVSSPIEA
- the isl1 gene encoding insulin gene enhancer protein isl-1 isoform X2; protein product: MGDMGDPPKKKRLVSLCVGCGNQIHDQYILRVSPDLEWHAACLKCAECSQYLDESCTCFVRDGKTYCKRDYIRLYGIKCAKCNIGFSKNDFVMRARSKVYHIECFRCVACSRQLIPGDEFALREDGLFCRADHDVVERASLGAGDPLSPLHPARPLQMAEPISARQPALRPHVHKQPEKTTRVRTVLNEKQLHTLRTCYNANPRPDALMKEQLVEMTGLSPRVIRVWFQNKRCKDKKRSILMKQLQQQQPNDKTNIQGMTGTPMVAASPERHDGGIQANPVEVQSYQPPWKVLSDFALQSDIDQPAFQQLVSFSEGGPGSNSTGSEVASMSSQLPDTPNSMVSSPIEA